From the Oncorhynchus nerka isolate Pitt River linkage group LG20, Oner_Uvic_2.0, whole genome shotgun sequence genome, one window contains:
- the LOC115103138 gene encoding WD repeat-containing protein 37 isoform X1: MPVESGSSAASRQAKQKRKSHSLSIRRTNSTEQERTGLQREMLEGQDSKLPLSLRSNLLDLFGQIEREFENLYIENIELRREIETLNDRLTAEGQTIDGGDLTKGALKTKASHSTSQLSQKLKTTYKASTSKIVSSFKATTSRAVCQLVKEYVGHRDGIWDLSVTRTQPVVLGTASADHSAMLWSIETGKCLLKYVGHAGSVNSIKFHPTEQMALTASGDQTAHIWRYMVQLPTPQPVADISQTPCDDDIDFSDKDEADGDGEGPNECPSIRMASTTLRSHQGVVIAADWLVGGKQVVTASWDRAANLYDVETSELVHSLTGHDQELTHCCTHPTQRLVVTSSRDTTFRLWDFRDPSIHSVNVFQGHTDTVTSAVFTVGDNVVSGSDDRTVKVWDLKNMRSPIATIRTDSAVNRISVSVSQRIIALPHDNRQVRLFDMSGVRLARLPHSNRQGHRRMVCCSAWCEDNSFCNLFSCGFDRQAIGWNINIPALLQEK, translated from the exons ATGCCTGTCGAAAGTGGAAGCAGTGCAGCTTCTCGCCAGGCCAAGCAGAAGCGCAAGTCCCACAGCCTGTCCATCCGCCGGACCAACAGCACAGAGCAGGAGCGCACAGGTTTACAGAGGGAGATGTTGGAGGGACAG GATTCCAAATTGCCATTGTCTTTGAGAAGCAATCTTCTGGACCTGTTTGGCCAGATTGAGAGGGAGTTTGAAAACCTCTACATTGAAAACATTGAGT TGCGTAGAGAGATTGAAACACTGAACGATCGTTTGACAGCTGAAGGACAAACCATCGATGGGGGAGATTTGACAAAGGGGGCACTTAAAACAAAAG CAAGTCATAGCACAAGTCAACTTTCACAAAAACTGAAGACTACTTATAAGGCATCTACAAGCAAG ATCGTTTCCAGTTTTAAAGCCACCACGTCCAGAGCCGTGTGCCAGCTGGTCAAGGAATATGTAGGTCACAGGGATGGCATATGGGACCTGAGTGTTACCAGGACACAGCCCGTGGTGCTGGGCACAGCTTCGGCAG ATCACAGTGCCATGCTATGGAGCATCGAGACTGGGAAGTGCCTCCTGAAGTATGTGGGTCATGCAGGATCAG TTAACTCTATCAAGTTCCATCCCACGGAACAGATGGCTCTTACAG CGTCTGGTGACCAGACAGCCCATATCTGGAGGTACATGGTGCAGCTGCCCACCCCACAGCCTGTAGCCGACATCAGT CAGACGCCCTGTGATGACGACATAGACTTCTCAGATAAGGACGAGGCTGACGGGGACGGTGAGGGCCCTAACGAGTGTCCCTCCATCCGCATGGCTTCCACTACCCTCAGGAGCCACCAGGGGGTTGTCATCGCTGCAGACTGGCTGGTGGGGGGCAAGCAGGTGGTTACTGCCTCCTGGGACCGGGCTGCCAACCTGTATGATGTGGAGACTTCTGAGCTTGTCCACTCACTCACTG GCCACGACCAGGAGCTGACCCATTGCTGCACCCACCCCACCCAGCGTCTGGTGGTCACCTCGTCCAGAGACACCACCTTCCGTCTGTGGGACTTCAGAGACCCCTCCATCCACTCTGTCAACGTGTTCCAGGGACACACCGA CACGGTGACATCAGCAGTGTTCACTGTGGGGGACAATGTGGTGTCTGGGAGTGACGATCGCACCGTCAAGGTCTGGGACCTCAAGAACATGAGGTCACCCATAGCAACAATCCGCACAGACTCTGCAGTCAATAG GATAAGCGTGTCGGTGAGTCAAAGAATCATTGCTCTTCCTCACGACAATCGACAAGTTCGGCTGTTTGACATGTCAGGAGTGCGGCTGGCTCGACTCCCACACAGCAACAGACAG GGCCACCGGCGCATGGTGTGCTGCTCAGCCTGGTGTGAGGACAACTCCTTCTGTAACCTCTTCAGCTGTGGCTTCGACAGGCAGGCCATCGGATGGAACATCAACATCCCAGCTCTGCTGCAGGAGAAGTGA
- the LOC115103138 gene encoding WD repeat-containing protein 37 isoform X2, which translates to MPVESGSSAASRQAKQKRKSHSLSIRRTNSTEQERTGLQREMLEGQDSKLPLSLRSNLLDLFGQIEREFENLYIENIELRREIETLNDRLTAEGQTIDGGDLTKGALKTKASHSTSQLSQKLKTTYKASTSKIVSSFKATTSRAVCQLVKEYVGHRDGIWDLSVTRTQPVVLGTASADHSAMLWSIETGKCLLKYVGHAGSVNSIKFHPTEQMALTASGDQTAHIWRYMVQLPTPQPVADISTPCDDDIDFSDKDEADGDGEGPNECPSIRMASTTLRSHQGVVIAADWLVGGKQVVTASWDRAANLYDVETSELVHSLTGHDQELTHCCTHPTQRLVVTSSRDTTFRLWDFRDPSIHSVNVFQGHTDTVTSAVFTVGDNVVSGSDDRTVKVWDLKNMRSPIATIRTDSAVNRISVSVSQRIIALPHDNRQVRLFDMSGVRLARLPHSNRQGHRRMVCCSAWCEDNSFCNLFSCGFDRQAIGWNINIPALLQEK; encoded by the exons ATGCCTGTCGAAAGTGGAAGCAGTGCAGCTTCTCGCCAGGCCAAGCAGAAGCGCAAGTCCCACAGCCTGTCCATCCGCCGGACCAACAGCACAGAGCAGGAGCGCACAGGTTTACAGAGGGAGATGTTGGAGGGACAG GATTCCAAATTGCCATTGTCTTTGAGAAGCAATCTTCTGGACCTGTTTGGCCAGATTGAGAGGGAGTTTGAAAACCTCTACATTGAAAACATTGAGT TGCGTAGAGAGATTGAAACACTGAACGATCGTTTGACAGCTGAAGGACAAACCATCGATGGGGGAGATTTGACAAAGGGGGCACTTAAAACAAAAG CAAGTCATAGCACAAGTCAACTTTCACAAAAACTGAAGACTACTTATAAGGCATCTACAAGCAAG ATCGTTTCCAGTTTTAAAGCCACCACGTCCAGAGCCGTGTGCCAGCTGGTCAAGGAATATGTAGGTCACAGGGATGGCATATGGGACCTGAGTGTTACCAGGACACAGCCCGTGGTGCTGGGCACAGCTTCGGCAG ATCACAGTGCCATGCTATGGAGCATCGAGACTGGGAAGTGCCTCCTGAAGTATGTGGGTCATGCAGGATCAG TTAACTCTATCAAGTTCCATCCCACGGAACAGATGGCTCTTACAG CGTCTGGTGACCAGACAGCCCATATCTGGAGGTACATGGTGCAGCTGCCCACCCCACAGCCTGTAGCCGACATCAGT ACGCCCTGTGATGACGACATAGACTTCTCAGATAAGGACGAGGCTGACGGGGACGGTGAGGGCCCTAACGAGTGTCCCTCCATCCGCATGGCTTCCACTACCCTCAGGAGCCACCAGGGGGTTGTCATCGCTGCAGACTGGCTGGTGGGGGGCAAGCAGGTGGTTACTGCCTCCTGGGACCGGGCTGCCAACCTGTATGATGTGGAGACTTCTGAGCTTGTCCACTCACTCACTG GCCACGACCAGGAGCTGACCCATTGCTGCACCCACCCCACCCAGCGTCTGGTGGTCACCTCGTCCAGAGACACCACCTTCCGTCTGTGGGACTTCAGAGACCCCTCCATCCACTCTGTCAACGTGTTCCAGGGACACACCGA CACGGTGACATCAGCAGTGTTCACTGTGGGGGACAATGTGGTGTCTGGGAGTGACGATCGCACCGTCAAGGTCTGGGACCTCAAGAACATGAGGTCACCCATAGCAACAATCCGCACAGACTCTGCAGTCAATAG GATAAGCGTGTCGGTGAGTCAAAGAATCATTGCTCTTCCTCACGACAATCGACAAGTTCGGCTGTTTGACATGTCAGGAGTGCGGCTGGCTCGACTCCCACACAGCAACAGACAG GGCCACCGGCGCATGGTGTGCTGCTCAGCCTGGTGTGAGGACAACTCCTTCTGTAACCTCTTCAGCTGTGGCTTCGACAGGCAGGCCATCGGATGGAACATCAACATCCCAGCTCTGCTGCAGGAGAAGTGA
- the LOC115103138 gene encoding WD repeat-containing protein 37 isoform X3, producing the protein MPVESGSSAASRQAKQKRKSHSLSIRRTNSTEQERTGLQREMLEGQDSKLPLSLRSNLLDLFGQIEREFENLYIENIELRREIETLNDRLTAEGQTIDGGDLTKGALKTKASHSTSQLSQKLKTTYKASTSKIVSSFKATTSRAVCQLVKEYVGHRDGIWDLSVTRTQPVVLGTASADHSAMLWSIETGKCLLKYVGHAGSVNSIKFHPTEQMALTASGDQTAHIWRYMVQLPTPQPVADISQTPCDDDIDFSDKDEADGDGEGPNECPSIRMASTTLRSHQGVVIAADWLVGGKQVVTASWDRAANLYDVETSELVHSLTGHDQELTHCCTHPTQRLVVTSSRDTTFRLWDFRDPSIHSVNVFQGHTDTVTSAVFTVGDNVVSGSDDRTVKVWDLKNMRSPIATIRTDSAVNRMSMSDKRVGESKNHCSSSRQSTSSAV; encoded by the exons ATGCCTGTCGAAAGTGGAAGCAGTGCAGCTTCTCGCCAGGCCAAGCAGAAGCGCAAGTCCCACAGCCTGTCCATCCGCCGGACCAACAGCACAGAGCAGGAGCGCACAGGTTTACAGAGGGAGATGTTGGAGGGACAG GATTCCAAATTGCCATTGTCTTTGAGAAGCAATCTTCTGGACCTGTTTGGCCAGATTGAGAGGGAGTTTGAAAACCTCTACATTGAAAACATTGAGT TGCGTAGAGAGATTGAAACACTGAACGATCGTTTGACAGCTGAAGGACAAACCATCGATGGGGGAGATTTGACAAAGGGGGCACTTAAAACAAAAG CAAGTCATAGCACAAGTCAACTTTCACAAAAACTGAAGACTACTTATAAGGCATCTACAAGCAAG ATCGTTTCCAGTTTTAAAGCCACCACGTCCAGAGCCGTGTGCCAGCTGGTCAAGGAATATGTAGGTCACAGGGATGGCATATGGGACCTGAGTGTTACCAGGACACAGCCCGTGGTGCTGGGCACAGCTTCGGCAG ATCACAGTGCCATGCTATGGAGCATCGAGACTGGGAAGTGCCTCCTGAAGTATGTGGGTCATGCAGGATCAG TTAACTCTATCAAGTTCCATCCCACGGAACAGATGGCTCTTACAG CGTCTGGTGACCAGACAGCCCATATCTGGAGGTACATGGTGCAGCTGCCCACCCCACAGCCTGTAGCCGACATCAGT CAGACGCCCTGTGATGACGACATAGACTTCTCAGATAAGGACGAGGCTGACGGGGACGGTGAGGGCCCTAACGAGTGTCCCTCCATCCGCATGGCTTCCACTACCCTCAGGAGCCACCAGGGGGTTGTCATCGCTGCAGACTGGCTGGTGGGGGGCAAGCAGGTGGTTACTGCCTCCTGGGACCGGGCTGCCAACCTGTATGATGTGGAGACTTCTGAGCTTGTCCACTCACTCACTG GCCACGACCAGGAGCTGACCCATTGCTGCACCCACCCCACCCAGCGTCTGGTGGTCACCTCGTCCAGAGACACCACCTTCCGTCTGTGGGACTTCAGAGACCCCTCCATCCACTCTGTCAACGTGTTCCAGGGACACACCGA CACGGTGACATCAGCAGTGTTCACTGTGGGGGACAATGTGGTGTCTGGGAGTGACGATCGCACCGTCAAGGTCTGGGACCTCAAGAACATGAGGTCACCCATAGCAACAATCCGCACAGACTCTGCAGTCAATAG GATGAGCATGTCG GATAAGCGTGTCGGTGAGTCAAAGAATCATTGCTCTTCCTCACGACAATCGACAAGTTCGGCTGTTTGA